Proteins found in one Halogeometricum rufum genomic segment:
- a CDS encoding aldo/keto reductase encodes METRPLGSTSIDATAVGLGTWNVGPVWGDVSDDQIRAAIHTALDEGITFVDTAEVYGDGRAERLIGEVLAERDDADDIDVVTKAAPDPDGGHSMAGLRESVEGSLDRLGVDSLDLVQLHCPDTSAFYDPDVFDALTELREEGLIDHAGVSVELVEEGLKAIEYDVVESVQLIFNPLRLRPRERLFEEAKRRDVGLIVRVPLASGLLAGAFDETTEFDEDDHRAAAIEGGVDAGVGTKGGETFAGVPFDAGVDAVDALRPHVPEEMTMAQFTLRWILDHDAVSTVIPGSTSSDHVAENAAAADFDALSHQTHGAVLDAYEEHVREHVHHRW; translated from the coding sequence ATGGAGACACGACCACTCGGCAGTACGAGTATCGACGCCACGGCGGTCGGCCTCGGGACGTGGAACGTCGGCCCCGTCTGGGGCGACGTGAGCGACGACCAGATTCGAGCGGCGATTCACACCGCGTTAGACGAGGGAATCACGTTCGTCGATACGGCGGAGGTGTACGGCGACGGGCGTGCGGAACGACTCATCGGGGAGGTACTCGCCGAACGCGACGACGCGGACGACATCGACGTGGTGACGAAGGCGGCACCCGACCCGGACGGTGGGCACTCGATGGCGGGCCTCCGCGAGTCCGTCGAGGGGTCGCTCGACCGTCTGGGCGTCGACAGCCTCGACCTCGTCCAACTTCACTGCCCGGACACGAGCGCGTTCTACGACCCCGACGTGTTCGACGCACTCACCGAACTCCGCGAGGAGGGACTCATCGACCACGCGGGCGTGAGCGTCGAACTCGTCGAGGAGGGACTCAAGGCCATCGAGTACGACGTCGTCGAGTCCGTCCAACTCATCTTCAACCCGCTCAGACTCCGCCCCCGAGAGCGACTGTTCGAGGAGGCGAAGCGTCGCGACGTCGGCCTCATCGTCCGCGTTCCGCTCGCGTCCGGCCTCCTCGCGGGGGCGTTCGACGAGACGACCGAGTTCGACGAGGACGACCACCGCGCGGCCGCTATCGAGGGCGGAGTCGACGCGGGCGTCGGGACGAAAGGCGGCGAGACGTTCGCCGGCGTCCCGTTCGACGCGGGCGTCGACGCGGTGGACGCGCTTCGGCCGCACGTCCCCGAGGAGATGACGATGGCGCAGTTCACGCTCCGCTGGATACTCGACCACGACGCCGTCTCGACGGTCATCCCGGGTTCGACGTCGTCGGACCACGTCGCGGAGAACGCGGCGGCGGCCGACTTCGACGCCCTGTCGCACCAGACGCACGGCGCCGTTCTGGACGCCTACGAAGAACACGTCCGCGAGCACGTTCACCACCGCTGGTGA
- a CDS encoding flavin-containing monooxygenase, with protein sequence MSETTSHDSVGATAGTDYDAIIVGAGFSGLYELHRLRDELGLSVKVIEKADDVGGTWYWNRYPGARCDSESHIYCYSFNEDILQNWEWSERYPEQPEVLEYLRFAADELDLRRNIEFETEVTSAAFDEDSGTWRISTDDGETVSSQFFVTAVGCLSEPYIPDFEGIESFEGFWTHTGKWPHEPVDFEGKRVAVIGTGATGIQVIPEVAKSDPEHLTVFQRTPNYAVPARNRPLDDDDWELIQSNYDEILQRAHDSGFGFPFEVGQETAADMTMEEVEEALEPRWQEGGFRFLLAFEDLLVNEETNEKVSEFLRGKIRETVDDPELAEKLAPKDHYYATKRPPLHTDYYETYNRDNVSLVDVTENPIERITPDGVQTADGHHDFDMIIYATGFDAMTGTLLQMDIEGRDGLTLEEKWEDGPQTYLGLTLHGFPNMFTITGPQSPSVLSNMPVSIEHHVEWVSDTIEHLVDNDIQLIEPTKAAEEAWTTHNRQVAESTLYTTVDSWYMNENIPDKPTVFTPYPGGVDLYHDTILEVAEKGYEGFELTESVQQLGREGEQPQLSVMKGD encoded by the coding sequence ATGTCAGAGACTACCTCACACGATAGTGTTGGGGCTACAGCGGGGACAGACTACGACGCGATCATCGTCGGGGCTGGGTTCTCGGGGCTGTACGAACTCCACCGACTCCGAGACGAACTGGGACTGTCGGTCAAGGTCATCGAGAAGGCAGACGACGTGGGCGGCACGTGGTACTGGAACCGGTATCCCGGCGCTCGGTGCGACAGCGAGAGTCACATCTACTGCTACTCGTTCAACGAGGACATCCTGCAGAACTGGGAGTGGAGCGAACGCTATCCCGAACAGCCGGAGGTGCTGGAGTACCTCCGATTCGCCGCTGACGAACTGGACCTGCGGCGGAACATCGAGTTCGAGACGGAGGTGACCTCGGCGGCGTTCGACGAGGACTCCGGCACGTGGCGCATCAGCACCGACGACGGAGAGACCGTCTCCTCGCAGTTCTTCGTCACCGCCGTCGGCTGCCTCTCCGAGCCCTACATCCCGGACTTCGAGGGCATCGAATCGTTCGAGGGGTTCTGGACGCACACGGGGAAGTGGCCGCACGAACCCGTCGACTTCGAGGGTAAGCGCGTCGCGGTAATCGGCACGGGGGCGACCGGTATCCAGGTGATTCCGGAAGTCGCGAAGTCCGACCCCGAGCATCTGACCGTGTTCCAGCGGACGCCGAACTACGCCGTCCCCGCGCGCAACCGACCGCTCGACGACGACGACTGGGAACTGATACAGTCGAACTACGACGAAATCCTCCAACGCGCACACGACTCGGGGTTCGGGTTCCCGTTCGAGGTGGGACAAGAGACGGCGGCGGACATGACGATGGAGGAAGTCGAAGAGGCGTTGGAGCCGCGCTGGCAGGAGGGCGGTTTCAGGTTCCTGCTCGCCTTCGAGGACCTGTTGGTCAACGAGGAGACCAACGAGAAGGTGTCCGAGTTCCTCCGCGGCAAGATCCGCGAGACGGTCGACGACCCGGAACTGGCCGAGAAACTCGCCCCGAAGGACCACTACTACGCGACGAAGCGACCGCCCCTCCACACCGACTACTACGAGACGTACAACAGGGACAACGTGAGTCTCGTGGACGTCACGGAGAACCCGATAGAGCGAATCACGCCCGACGGCGTCCAGACCGCCGATGGCCACCACGACTTCGACATGATAATCTACGCCACCGGCTTCGACGCGATGACGGGGACGCTCTTGCAGATGGATATCGAAGGGCGCGACGGACTGACGCTCGAAGAGAAGTGGGAGGACGGTCCGCAGACGTACCTCGGACTGACGCTCCACGGCTTCCCGAACATGTTCACCATCACGGGGCCGCAGAGTCCGTCGGTGCTCAGCAACATGCCGGTGTCGATAGAGCACCACGTCGAGTGGGTCTCGGACACCATCGAGCATCTCGTCGACAACGACATCCAACTCATCGAACCGACGAAGGCGGCCGAGGAGGCGTGGACGACTCACAACCGTCAGGTGGCCGAATCGACGCTGTACACGACCGTCGATTCCTGGTACATGAACGAGAACATCCCGGACAAGCCGACGGTGTTCACCCCGTACCCCGGCGGCGTCGACCTCTACCACGACACCATCCTCGAAGTGGCCGAGAAGGGCTACGAGGGCTTCGAGCTAACCGAGTCGGTCCAGCAGTTGGGTCGAGAAGGCGAGCAACCGCAACTCAGCGTCATGAAGGGCGACTGA
- a CDS encoding alpha/beta hydrolase, translating to MSLEQPEATAAEEPHPEIAGLLEQMGAAPAPSFSSLSPTGARQLMKHMFPDPDEPEPVGDVMDLHLGDEGVPVRVYVPEGQGPYPTVVYVHGGGWVLGDVDTHDETCRAITNATDAMVVSVDYRLSPEHTFPTPLEDCYTALEWVFDDAQTMQVDTDNVAVAGDSAGGNLAAALALMARDRGGPDIDRQVLIYPVTDHSFDTESYEENGAGYLLSKEDMEWFWDHYLESDVDGKNPYASPLQAKNLEGLPPATVLTCGFDPLRDEGAAYAHRLEEAGVSVNHINYDDAIHGIAQFLVEPMDLTRSRELIDDVAADLTATFE from the coding sequence ATGTCGCTGGAACAACCAGAAGCCACTGCCGCTGAGGAACCGCATCCCGAAATCGCCGGCCTGTTGGAACAGATGGGTGCCGCGCCGGCGCCGTCGTTCTCGTCGCTGTCGCCGACGGGAGCGCGTCAGTTGATGAAACACATGTTCCCGGACCCCGACGAGCCCGAACCGGTGGGTGACGTCATGGACCTGCATCTCGGCGACGAAGGCGTCCCGGTGCGCGTCTACGTTCCCGAGGGACAAGGGCCGTACCCGACGGTGGTGTACGTCCACGGCGGGGGCTGGGTACTCGGCGACGTCGACACGCACGACGAGACCTGTCGGGCGATAACGAACGCGACGGACGCGATGGTGGTGTCGGTCGACTACCGACTCTCGCCGGAACACACGTTCCCGACACCGCTGGAAGACTGCTACACCGCCCTCGAGTGGGTGTTCGACGACGCGCAGACGATGCAGGTGGACACGGACAACGTCGCCGTCGCCGGTGACTCGGCCGGTGGCAACCTGGCCGCCGCACTGGCGTTGATGGCCCGTGACCGCGGGGGCCCGGACATCGACCGACAGGTGCTCATCTATCCGGTCACCGACCACTCGTTCGACACCGAGTCGTACGAAGAGAACGGGGCGGGGTACCTGCTCTCGAAGGAGGACATGGAGTGGTTCTGGGACCACTACCTCGAGTCCGACGTGGACGGGAAGAACCCGTACGCCTCGCCGCTTCAGGCCAAGAATCTGGAGGGACTCCCGCCGGCGACGGTTCTCACCTGCGGGTTCGACCCCCTCCGCGACGAGGGGGCGGCGTACGCTCACCGACTGGAGGAGGCGGGCGTCTCGGTCAACCACATCAACTACGACGACGCCATCCACGGCATCGCCCAGTTCCTGGTCGAACCGATGGACCTGACCCGGTCCCGCGAACTGATAGACGACGTGGCCGCCGACCTGACGGCGACGTTCGAGTAG
- a CDS encoding IclR family transcriptional regulator, which produces MSQQYKNIKTAENVFTIIEKIEQLDQPTCSELTAHVGLSASSVYNYLRTLEEWGYVIRNDGRYRLTLKFLQKGRAVRNSYPIMHAATEPIDVLSKVIDEYISVFVKEGVHAVMIHEANSHHAVHVPPPFLGEPFHLGKVPQGKVILAQMPESDRREILSGNGLDSETTERLETELEDIRERGLAVDEGQSHENIWAVAAPVKVGDEIYGSLLISTVLHRLDERRANRELPNLLVQTVKEVEHRLSRYDFDDLYSNW; this is translated from the coding sequence ATGTCACAACAATACAAGAATATAAAAACTGCCGAGAACGTGTTCACCATTATCGAAAAGATAGAGCAACTCGACCAGCCGACCTGTTCGGAACTCACGGCCCACGTGGGACTCTCCGCCAGTAGCGTCTACAACTACCTCAGGACACTGGAGGAGTGGGGGTACGTCATCAGAAACGACGGGCGATACAGACTCACCCTCAAGTTCCTGCAGAAGGGACGCGCCGTGCGGAACTCCTACCCCATCATGCACGCCGCCACCGAACCCATCGACGTTCTCTCGAAGGTCATCGACGAGTACATCTCGGTGTTCGTCAAGGAGGGGGTACACGCCGTGATGATACACGAGGCGAACAGTCACCACGCCGTTCACGTGCCCCCGCCGTTCCTCGGGGAACCGTTCCACCTCGGGAAGGTGCCGCAGGGAAAGGTGATACTCGCGCAGATGCCCGAATCGGACCGTCGCGAGATTCTCTCCGGCAACGGCCTCGATTCCGAGACGACCGAACGACTGGAGACCGAACTCGAAGACATCCGAGAGAGGGGACTAGCGGTGGACGAGGGACAGAGTCACGAGAACATCTGGGCCGTTGCCGCGCCGGTGAAAGTGGGCGACGAAATCTACGGGTCCCTCCTCATCAGCACGGTCCTGCACCGACTGGACGAACGCCGAGCGAATCGGGAACTGCCGAACTTGCTCGTCCAGACGGTCAAAGAGGTCGAACACCGCCTCTCACGGTACGACTTCGACGACCTGTACTCCAACTGGTGA
- a CDS encoding rhodanese-like domain-containing protein codes for MSSIRPNELDERIRSGTRDEPFLLDIRPESDFRANSIEESRNVPVYDELRQGDESALRDRLGEIPTDRDVVVVCKMGVVAKRATSLLADEGYDAVTLRGGMSGWTGYQNDSLSYRLRSVLWDLF; via the coding sequence GTGAGCAGTATCCGTCCGAACGAACTGGACGAGCGCATCCGCTCGGGGACGAGAGACGAACCGTTCCTGCTCGACATCCGCCCGGAGTCCGATTTCCGAGCGAATTCTATCGAGGAGAGCCGGAACGTCCCCGTCTACGACGAGTTGCGACAGGGCGACGAATCCGCGCTTCGCGACCGACTCGGAGAGATTCCGACGGACAGAGACGTGGTCGTCGTCTGCAAGATGGGAGTGGTCGCGAAGCGAGCGACCAGTCTGCTCGCGGACGAGGGGTACGACGCGGTGACGCTCCGGGGCGGGATGAGCGGGTGGACCGGCTATCAGAACGACTCGCTGAGTTACAGGTTGCGGTCGGTCCTGTGGGACCTCTTCTAG
- a CDS encoding isocitrate lyase/PEP mutase family protein, protein MTEYGAALRDHLDSDGMLVCPGVHDPLTAAVADAVGFETIYMTGYGTSLSKIGYPDAGFITMPEMIDNAANIQERIGVPLIADADNGYGNATNVVRTVREYIKAGVGGIHIEDQTFPKRCGHTKGRQVIPREEAVGKIAAAADTRDERGEEFVLIARTDARGTGGGSLDEAIGRVNAFLDAGADVAFVEGPTDEAELRRIGDAVDGPLVYNFVGDLGSSPYVDLSSLEDWGFDVVLFPIAATLSTIANAYADLSAFADDPVAAMRDIDDAFNETPVGSLHEFSGFPEVVEWERAYLPDEEQEKYEGSLGDDVE, encoded by the coding sequence ATGACCGAGTACGGTGCCGCACTCCGCGACCACCTCGACAGCGACGGGATGCTGGTCTGCCCCGGCGTCCACGACCCGCTCACGGCCGCCGTCGCCGACGCCGTCGGCTTCGAGACCATCTACATGACCGGCTACGGCACGTCGCTGTCGAAGATCGGCTACCCCGACGCCGGTTTCATCACGATGCCGGAGATGATAGACAACGCCGCGAACATCCAGGAACGCATCGGCGTCCCGTTGATCGCCGACGCCGACAACGGCTACGGTAACGCGACGAACGTCGTCCGGACCGTCCGCGAGTACATCAAGGCCGGCGTCGGCGGCATCCACATCGAGGACCAGACGTTCCCCAAGCGCTGTGGACACACGAAAGGGCGACAGGTGATACCGCGGGAGGAGGCGGTCGGGAAGATAGCGGCCGCGGCCGACACGCGCGACGAACGCGGCGAGGAGTTCGTCCTCATCGCCCGCACCGACGCCCGCGGGACCGGCGGCGGGTCGCTGGACGAGGCCATCGGCCGCGTCAACGCCTTCCTCGACGCCGGTGCCGACGTGGCGTTCGTCGAAGGACCGACCGACGAGGCCGAACTCAGGCGCATCGGCGACGCGGTGGACGGACCGCTCGTGTACAACTTCGTCGGCGACCTCGGCTCCTCGCCGTACGTCGACCTGTCGTCGCTCGAAGACTGGGGCTTCGACGTGGTGCTGTTCCCCATCGCCGCGACGCTCTCGACCATCGCCAACGCCTACGCCGACCTCAGCGCCTTCGCCGACGACCCCGTCGCGGCGATGCGCGACATCGACGACGCGTTCAACGAGACGCCGGTCGGGAGTCTCCACGAGTTCTCCGGCTTCCCCGAAGTCGTCGAGTGGGAACGGGCGTACCTCCCCGACGAGGAACAGGAGAAGTACGAGGGGTCACTCGGCGACGACGTCGAGTGA
- a CDS encoding isochorismatase family protein: protein MDSPHDVNAGDGDAEYEAADYDDAAFGASVGLGDRPALLVVDLINAFTDPETDLGSDVTDVLEQTARLLAAFREHDLPRYFTTVAFEESYGDAGRFIEKVPALRELKLGTEAVEVDDRVAPEGDERVVLKKYASAFFGTDLQTELTTNGVDTLVITGVTTSGCVRATAVDSLQHGYRTVVPADAVGDRAEGPHRANLFDIDAKYGDVVATDAVLEHLSTND from the coding sequence ATGGACAGTCCACACGACGTCAACGCCGGCGACGGTGACGCCGAGTACGAAGCCGCCGACTACGACGACGCGGCCTTCGGCGCGAGCGTCGGCCTCGGCGACCGGCCCGCACTGCTCGTCGTCGACCTGATAAACGCCTTCACCGACCCGGAGACGGACCTCGGCTCGGACGTCACCGACGTGCTGGAGCAGACGGCTCGTCTGCTCGCGGCGTTCCGCGAACACGACCTGCCGCGGTACTTCACCACCGTCGCCTTCGAGGAGTCCTACGGCGACGCCGGACGCTTCATCGAGAAGGTGCCGGCGCTCCGCGAACTGAAACTCGGCACCGAGGCGGTCGAAGTCGACGACCGGGTCGCGCCCGAAGGCGACGAGCGAGTCGTCCTGAAGAAGTACGCGAGCGCCTTCTTCGGCACGGACCTGCAGACCGAACTGACGACGAACGGGGTGGACACGCTCGTCATCACGGGCGTGACGACGAGCGGATGCGTCCGCGCGACGGCGGTCGACAGCCTCCAGCACGGCTACCGCACCGTCGTCCCCGCAGACGCGGTCGGTGACCGCGCCGAGGGACCGCACCGCGCCAACCTGTTCGACATCGACGCGAAGTACGGCGACGTCGTCGCGACCGACGCCGTCCTCGAACACCTCTCTACCAATGACTGA
- a CDS encoding hydantoinase B/oxoprolinase family protein produces the protein MSDAPPEFVGDHDVDQTTLDIIESTLSNVRYEMDRVLETTAISPVIREQSDQFPLIADAQGRMVMGQFGSAIDTILTNSPFDREDLEDGDVIATNDPYMCAGAVSHTPDMLLLRPIFYDGDLVGFSSQWGNLMDVGGKTPGSMPVQATTIFEEGMRLPPVKLYKRGEIDSELLESFAHNTRLPEHAEADIKALAAGTKAAETRIQELCDRFGKETYLEACDAILDRTRDGMIDLIHEFVPEGERYTFEDHVDDDGMGNGPIKLHLEIYREGDTVYLDWTGTDAQVPGTVNFLLNEKMFKMFTGVFLIMAFDPLLTFNDGYYDLFEVTLPEGSVLQPEFPAPLGNRLPTMARQFDVLQATFSKLIDGFSVAGSYGTSPNLVYAGTDSDGNDFQMLEILYGGIPARPGGDGLDGHSWWPLFRTVPAEYQEAYYPLTIDEYSTRADTGGAGEFRGGHGITKVYTFEEDGAITFQDDRAHTYPWGVDGGTHAQTSEKTLIRTDGTEEDLPSKVENVAVSAGDKLVFSTAGGGGLGDPLDRDPDVVAGEVERGLVSESAARTEYGVVLADDGTVDEAATEDRRAEIRSTRGDPQQFDYGPLPDEETLSERIAEERRTFENRHS, from the coding sequence ATGAGCGACGCACCACCAGAGTTCGTCGGCGACCACGACGTCGACCAGACCACCCTCGACATCATCGAGAGCACGCTCTCGAACGTCCGCTACGAGATGGACCGCGTGCTGGAGACGACGGCCATCAGCCCCGTCATCCGCGAACAGTCCGACCAGTTCCCACTCATCGCGGACGCGCAGGGGCGGATGGTGATGGGCCAGTTCGGGTCCGCCATCGACACCATCCTCACGAACTCGCCGTTCGACCGCGAGGACCTCGAAGACGGCGACGTGATAGCCACCAACGACCCCTACATGTGCGCCGGCGCCGTCTCGCACACGCCGGACATGCTCCTGTTGCGGCCCATCTTCTACGACGGCGACCTCGTCGGGTTCTCCAGCCAGTGGGGGAACCTGATGGACGTCGGCGGGAAGACGCCCGGCAGCATGCCCGTACAGGCTACCACCATCTTCGAGGAGGGGATGCGCCTCCCGCCGGTCAAACTCTACAAGCGCGGCGAAATCGACAGCGAACTGCTCGAATCGTTCGCTCACAACACGCGCCTGCCCGAACACGCGGAGGCCGACATCAAGGCGCTCGCGGCGGGGACGAAGGCCGCCGAGACGCGGATACAGGAACTCTGCGACCGGTTCGGTAAGGAGACCTATCTCGAAGCCTGCGACGCCATCCTCGACCGCACCCGCGACGGGATGATAGACCTCATCCACGAGTTCGTTCCCGAGGGCGAGCGGTACACGTTCGAGGACCACGTGGACGACGACGGCATGGGGAACGGGCCCATCAAACTCCACCTCGAAATCTACCGCGAGGGCGACACGGTCTACCTCGACTGGACCGGCACGGACGCGCAGGTGCCGGGGACGGTGAACTTCCTCCTGAACGAGAAGATGTTCAAGATGTTCACCGGCGTGTTCCTCATCATGGCGTTCGACCCGCTGTTGACGTTCAACGACGGCTACTACGACCTGTTCGAGGTCACGCTCCCGGAGGGGTCGGTGCTGCAACCGGAGTTCCCGGCACCGCTCGGCAACCGACTGCCGACGATGGCCCGGCAGTTCGACGTGCTGCAGGCGACGTTCTCGAAACTCATCGACGGCTTCTCGGTCGCCGGCAGTTACGGCACGTCGCCGAACCTCGTGTACGCGGGGACGGACTCCGACGGCAACGACTTCCAGATGCTGGAGATCCTCTACGGGGGGATTCCAGCCCGTCCCGGCGGCGACGGCCTCGACGGTCACTCGTGGTGGCCGCTGTTCCGCACGGTGCCGGCGGAGTACCAGGAGGCGTACTACCCGCTGACGATAGACGAGTACAGCACGCGCGCCGACACCGGCGGCGCGGGCGAGTTCCGCGGCGGCCACGGCATCACGAAGGTCTACACGTTCGAGGAGGACGGTGCCATCACGTTCCAGGACGACCGCGCGCACACGTACCCGTGGGGCGTGGACGGGGGCACGCACGCGCAGACGAGCGAGAAGACGCTGATTCGGACCGACGGCACCGAAGAAGACCTCCCCTCGAAGGTCGAGAACGTCGCCGTGTCGGCCGGTGACAAACTCGTCTTCAGCACCGCGGGCGGCGGCGGACTGGGCGACCCCCTCGACCGCGACCCGGACGTCGTCGCCGGAGAGGTCGAACGCGGACTCGTCTCCGAGTCGGCCGCTCGCACCGAGTACGGCGTCGTCCTCGCCGACGACGGCACCGTGGACGAGGCCGCGACCGAGGACCGGCGCGCGGAGATTCGCTCGACCCGCGGCGACCCACAGCAGTTCGACTACGGCCCGTTACCGGACGAAGAGACGCTCTCGGAACGCATCGCCGAGGAACGCCGGACGTTCGAGAACCGGCACAGCTGA
- a CDS encoding hydantoinase/oxoprolinase family protein: protein MTYNLGVDVGGTFTDVIVFDESTHELTIDKVLSTPANPSEGVLRGVEEATEKAGTSVSELDLLFHGTTVVTNMLLEETGSRVGLVTTTGHEDILHLARAWTPGPLYGWMGMEKPNPLADLVDTRGVGGRITSPSGEETEPLDEAAVREAVRELDDAGVESLTVALLNSYLNPAHEERVREIVAEEAPELPVSISSDIVPEYGEYERTLTTVINDYARPTVIDYLDDLDDSLAAAGSSATMNVVRSDGGLMSTAAAKERPVELALSGPSGGVVGAATIAEKKGVPDVLTLDMGGTSTDVSLVEAGTPETTRQTKVGYREFTSRSVDVNTVGAGGGSIARVQLNGSLQVGPESAGADPGPACYGQGGEEPTVTDANVVLGRIPESVQLGGRMALDREAAHEAVATIAEERDTSVEEAAQAILDIVNENMHSALRVVSVERGYDPREFGLVAFGGAGPMHANALADVMGAYPLVVPPGPGVMSAFGFLTSDIQNEFAETYLETEEDVDGGDIHDELRALEAEASEWLTSEGVPEGDHAFDYFADCRYFRQDIQMSIPVTVENLRGESGLAEIKDDFEARHDRQFGFSLDAPLEIANLRVVGKGTLQGVTIEEHALTGADPSDAELGTSEVYFDDEYRETTIYDRGELRPGNELVGPAIVTDDDSTVVLQPDHVATIDRYANIEITRGESQ, encoded by the coding sequence ATGACATACAATCTCGGCGTGGACGTGGGCGGGACGTTTACGGACGTCATCGTCTTCGACGAATCGACCCACGAACTCACGATAGACAAAGTGCTCTCGACACCCGCGAATCCGTCGGAGGGGGTGCTACGCGGTGTCGAGGAGGCGACGGAGAAGGCGGGCACGTCCGTCTCGGAACTCGACCTCCTGTTTCACGGCACGACGGTCGTGACGAACATGCTCTTGGAGGAGACGGGCTCCCGCGTCGGACTCGTCACGACGACGGGGCACGAGGACATCCTCCACCTGGCCCGGGCGTGGACGCCCGGTCCGCTGTACGGGTGGATGGGCATGGAGAAACCGAACCCGCTGGCGGACCTCGTGGACACGCGCGGCGTCGGCGGGCGGATAACCTCACCCTCGGGCGAGGAGACCGAACCGCTCGACGAGGCGGCGGTCAGGGAGGCCGTTCGAGAACTCGACGACGCCGGCGTCGAGTCGCTGACCGTCGCGCTGTTGAACTCCTACCTCAACCCCGCACACGAGGAGCGAGTCCGCGAAATCGTCGCCGAAGAGGCCCCGGAGCTTCCGGTGTCCATCTCCTCGGACATCGTCCCCGAGTACGGCGAGTACGAGCGGACGCTGACGACGGTCATCAACGACTACGCGCGGCCGACGGTCATCGACTACCTCGACGACCTGGACGACTCGCTGGCGGCGGCCGGGTCGTCGGCGACGATGAACGTGGTCCGCTCCGACGGCGGACTGATGAGCACGGCGGCCGCCAAGGAGCGACCGGTCGAACTCGCGCTGTCGGGTCCGAGCGGCGGCGTCGTCGGCGCGGCGACCATCGCCGAGAAGAAGGGGGTCCCGGACGTGCTGACGCTCGACATGGGTGGCACCTCGACCGACGTGTCGCTCGTCGAGGCCGGCACGCCGGAGACGACGCGGCAGACGAAGGTCGGCTACCGGGAGTTCACGTCCCGGTCCGTGGACGTCAACACGGTGGGTGCCGGCGGCGGGTCCATCGCCCGGGTCCAGTTGAACGGGTCGCTCCAGGTCGGCCCGGAGAGCGCCGGTGCCGACCCGGGACCGGCGTGTTACGGGCAGGGCGGCGAGGAACCGACGGTGACGGACGCGAACGTCGTCCTCGGCCGCATCCCGGAGTCGGTCCAACTCGGCGGCCGGATGGCACTCGACCGAGAGGCGGCCCACGAGGCCGTCGCGACGATCGCCGAGGAGCGAGATACGAGCGTCGAGGAGGCCGCACAGGCCATCCTCGACATCGTCAACGAGAACATGCACAGCGCGCTCCGGGTCGTCTCGGTCGAACGCGGCTACGACCCGCGGGAGTTCGGCCTCGTCGCGTTCGGCGGCGCCGGGCCGATGCACGCCAACGCGCTGGCGGACGTGATGGGCGCGTACCCCCTCGTCGTCCCGCCGGGACCGGGCGTCATGTCCGCGTTCGGCTTCCTCACGTCCGACATCCAGAACGAGTTCGCGGAGACCTATCTGGAGACGGAGGAGGACGTCGACGGCGGGGACATCCACGACGAACTCCGAGCGCTCGAAGCCGAGGCGAGCGAGTGGCTCACCTCCGAGGGCGTCCCCGAGGGAGACCACGCGTTCGACTACTTCGCCGACTGCCGGTACTTCCGGCAGGACATCCAGATGTCGATTCCGGTGACCGTCGAGAACCTCCGCGGCGAGAGCGGACTCGCGGAGATAAAGGACGACTTCGAGGCCCGGCACGACCGCCAGTTCGGGTTCTCGCTCGACGCGCCCCTCGAAATCGCGAACCTCCGCGTCGTCGGCAAGGGGACCCTGCAGGGCGTCACCATCGAGGAACACGCGCTCACCGGTGCCGACCCGAGCGACGCCGAACTCGGCACGAGCGAGGTGTACTTCGACGACGAGTACCGCGAGACGACCATCTACGACCGCGGCGAACTCCGACCGGGCAACGAACTCGTCGGCCCGGCCATCGTCACCGACGACGACTCGACCGTCGTCCTGCAACCGGACCACGTCGCGACCATCGACCGCTACGCCAACATCGAAATCACCAGAGGAGAGAGCCAATGA